The Vicia villosa cultivar HV-30 ecotype Madison, WI linkage group LG1, Vvil1.0, whole genome shotgun sequence genome includes a region encoding these proteins:
- the LOC131608112 gene encoding uncharacterized protein LOC131608112, which yields MPSPNFEFPVFEAEEEEEEEIPDEISRLLKHEERAILPHKEPLEKINLGSEEDKKEVTIGSLLDTDIKSKLTELLKEYVDVFAWSYQDMPGLDTNIVQHYLPLKPECPPVKQKLRRTHPDMANKIKVEVQKQLDAGFLVTSEYPQWLANIVPVPKKDGKVRMCVDYRDLNKASPKDDFPLPHIDMLVDNTAKFNVFSFMDGFSGYNQIKMAPEDMEKTSFITPWGTFCYKVMPFGLKNAGATYQRAMTTLFHDMMHKEIEVYVDDMIAKSSTEEEHIEYLLKLFQRLRKYQLRLNPNKCTFGVRSGKLLGFIVSQRGIEVDPDKVKAIQEMPAPKTEKQVRGFLGRLNYISRFISQMTATCGPIFKLLRKDQGVVWTEDCQKAFDSIKEYLLEPPILIPPVEGRPLIMYLTVLEESMGCMLGQQDETGKKEHAIYYLSKKFTDCESRYSMLEKTCCALAWASKRLRQYMINNTTWLISKMDPIKYVFEKPALTGRIARWQMLLSEYDIEYRAQKAVKGSILADHLAHQPINEYQSLKFDFPDEDVMYLKMKDCDEPLPEEGPEPGSRWGLIFDGAVNAFGNGIGAIIITPKGTHIPFSARLLFDCTNNIAEYEACIMGLEEAIDLRIKILDIYGDSALVINQIKDKWETYHPGLIPYRDYARRLLTFFNKVELHHIPRDQNRMADALATLSSMFKVSHWNDMPIVRITRLERPAYVFATEAVIDDKPWFHDIKRFLQTQEYPLGASNKDKKTLRRLSGSFFLNGDVLYKRNFDMVLLRCVDRHEADMLMHEVHEGSFGTHSNGHAMSKKILRAGYYWLTMESDCYKHVKRCHKCQIYADKIHVPPTLLNILSSPWPFSMWGIDMIGMIEPKASNGHRFILVAIDYFTKWVEAASYANVTRQVVVRFIKNNIICRYGIPSKIITDNGSNLNNKMMKELCEEFKIEHHNSSPYRPKMNGAVEAANKNIKKIVQKMVVTYKDWHEMLPFALHGYRTSVRTSTGATPFSLVYGMEAVLPVEVEIPSMRVLMETKLSEAEWCQSRYDQLNLIEEKRMTALCHGQLYQARMKQAFNKKVRPREFQEGDLVLKKILSFQPDSRGKWSPNYEGPYVVKRTFSGGAMILTTMDGDELPHPVNADAVKKYFV from the coding sequence atgccctctcccaactttgagtttcctgtgttcgaagccgaagaagaggaagaagaggagatcccagacgagatctctcgattacttaagcacgaggaaagagccattctgcctcacaaagagcctttagaaaagatcaacttgggttctgaagaagacaaaaaagaagtgaccattggatcgctgcttgatactgatatcaagagtaagttgacagaacttctcaaagaatatgttgacgtgtttgcctggtcctaccaagacatgcctgggttggataccaatattgttcagcattacttaccattgaagccagaatgtccgccagtcaaGCAGAagttgcgaaggactcaccctgatatggctaacaagatcaaagtggaagttcaaaaacagctcgacgcaggttttcttgtcacctcagagtatcctcaatggttggccaacatagtgccagttccgaagaaagatggcaaagtcagaatgtgtgttgactaccgtgacttgaacaaggccagtccaaaagatgactttccattaccacatattgacatgctggttgataacaccgctaagttcaacgtcttttctttcatggacgggttctccggttataatcagatcaagatggctcctgaagacatggagaagacatctttcatcaccccatggggtaccttttgctacaaagtgatgccgtttggattgaagaatgcaggcgcaacttaccaaagggcaatgactactctctttcatgacatgatgcataaagaaattgaagtttatgtggacgacatgatagccaagtccagcacagaagaagaacatattgaataccttttgaagttgtttcaacgactaaggaaatatcagctccgcttgaatcctaacaaatgtacttttggggttagatctggaaaactcttgggtttcattgtcagccaaagaggtattgaagtagatcccgacaaagtcaaagctattcaagagatgcctgcaccaaagactgaaaagcaagtaagaggatttcttggacgattgaactacatctccagatttatctctcaaatgactgctacttgtgggccaattttcaagcttctccgcaaagatcaaggggttgtatggactgaagattgccagaaagcgttcgacagtatcaaagaatacctgttagaaccaccaatattgattcctccggttgaaggaagaccactaatcatgtaccttactgtgttagaagaatccatgggttgtatgcttggacaacaagatgaaaccggtaagaaggagcatgccatctattacttgagtaagaaattcacagactgtgagtctcgttactccatgctcgaaaaaacatgttgtgctttggcttgggcttcaaaacgtctccgccagtacatgatcaacaatactacttggttaatctccaaaatggatccgatcaagtatgtctttgaaaagcctgccttaacaggaaggattgcccgatggcaaatgctattatccgagtatgacatcgagtaccgtgctcaaaaagcggtcaaaggaagcattctcgccgatcatttggcgcatcaaccaattaatgaatatcaatctctcaagtttgactttcctgatgaagatgtcatgtacttaaagatgaaagattgtgacgaaccgttacctgaagaaggtcctgagcctggatcaagatggggcctaatttttgatggagcagtaaacgcttttggcaatggaattggggcaatcatcatcactcccaagggtactcatatcccgttctccgccagactgctatttgattgtaccaacaacatcgcagaatatgaagcttgtatcatgggtctcgaagaagccattgacttaaggatcaagatcctcgacatatatggagattcagcccttgtgatcaaccaaatcaaagacaagtgggaaacttaccaccctggcttgattccttacagagattatgcaagacgtctgttgactttcttcaacaaggttgaattgcatcatatacctcgagatcagaatcgaatggcagacgccttggctactctatcttccatgttcaaagtcagtcactggaatgatatgcctatagtcagaatcacgcgccttgaaaggcccgcctatgtgtttgcaaccgaagcagtcatcgatgataaaccgtggttccacgacatcaaacgcttccttcaaactcaagagtacccgcttggggcatcaaacaaagataagaaaactctaaggagactttctggcagtttcttcctgaatggagatgtgctatacaaaagaaacttcgacatggttttgctcagatgcgtggacagacacgaagcagacatgttaatgcatgaagtgcatgaagggtcctttggaactcattcaaatgggcatgcaatgtccaaaaagatcttaagagcaggatactattggttgacaatggaatctgattgttacaaacacgtgaagagatgtcacaagtgccagatctacgcagataagatccatgtgccaccgactctactcaacattctctcatctccatggcctttctccatgtggggtatcgacatgattggaatgatcgaaccgaaagcttcaaacggtcatcgtttcatcttggtagccatagattacttcaccaaatgggtcgaagcagcatcttacgccaatgttacaagacaagtggtcgtgaggtttatcaagaataacatcatttgccgatatggtattcccagcaagatcattactgataatggttcaaatttgaataacaaaatgatgaaagaattgtgtgaggaattcaagattgagcatcataactcttctccttacagaccaaaaatgaacggcgccgtcgaagctgccaacaagaacattaagaagatcgtccagaaaatggtcgtcacatacaaagactggcatgaaatgctgccatttgctttacatgggtaccgtacttcagtgcgtacttcaacaggggcaactcccttttctctagtatacggcatggaagctgtgctccccgtagaagttgaaatcccatcaatgagagtcctcatggagactaagttatcggaggctgaatggtgtcaaagcagatatgatcagttgaacttaatcgaagaaaaacgtatgactgctctatgccatggacagttataccaagcaaggatgaaacaggccttcaacaaaaaggttcgacctcgtgaatttcaagaaggcgacctcgtgcttaaaaagatcttgtcttttcaaccagattctagaggcaaatggtctcctaattacgaaggcccgtatgttgtcaaaagaacattttctggcggcgccatgattcttacaaccatggatggtgatgaactcccacatcctgtgaatgctgatgcagtcaagaaatactttgtctaa